A region from the Medicago truncatula cultivar Jemalong A17 chromosome 6, MtrunA17r5.0-ANR, whole genome shotgun sequence genome encodes:
- the LOC120576156 gene encoding uncharacterized protein has product MGRRRKLKVVQTDGPSLEKEQSVDSSNEVNKEGSHSETHCEKKTRGYTHMLDVWDMPDGEFILIEVDSLGNPMGWEGKTLLNAIGSLVRRHQCAPINHISWKDMLETDITNMFDLIKSKFRFVPELTEQTTQILKDNMSSKWRQFKHDLKSKGYDESKTEEEMASIIPDTRVDPSQYRALVHHWCSKEGKKISQINKRNRSKYEDLHCMGTKNLPRLIHEMTTKAIGVQPSRAEIYIETRTRKDGSIVTEKAASTIEELKKHMAEVENSENFQVTEDSTNWMNDTYSKVKGPERRGRVRCLGKLPRHASSNISSQRTNSEDRLQKVESVLGNLVAVLQMRFSDDPQINAVLQAVAQEVPDVASAPNGSIGNNQQTTSGTGSLHF; this is encoded by the exons ATGGGCAGACGGAGAAAGTTGAAGGTTGTTCAAACTGATGGCCCATCACTAGAAAAAGAGCAATCAGTTGATAGTTCTAATGAAGTCAACAAAGAGGGAAGTCATAGTGAGACCCATTGTGAAAAGAAGACTAGAGGTTATACACATATGTTAGATGTATGGGACATGCCTGATGGAGAATTTATACTTATTGAAGTGGATAGTTTGGGTAATCCCATGGGTTGGGAAGGGAAGACTCTACTGAATGCAATAGGCAGCTTGGTAAGGAGACACCAATGTGCTCCTATCAACCATATTTCTTGGAAAGACATGCTTGAGACTGATATTACcaacatgtttgatttaattaag agtAAGTTCCGATTTGTTCCTGAATTGACCGAGCAAACAACACAAATACTAAAGGATAACATGAGCAGTAAGTGGAGACAATTTAAGCatgatttgaaatcaaaaggGTATGATGAAAGCAAAACTGAAGAGGAAATGGCTTCTATCATCCCTGACACAAGAGTTGATCCGTCCCAATATCGTGCTTTAGTGCACCATTGGTGTTCCAAGGAAGGGAAg aaaataagtcaaatcaacaaaaggaatCGCTCAAAATATGAGGATTTACATTGCATGGGAACCAAGAATCTTCCGAGGCTAATTCATGAGATG aCAACGAAGGCTATAGGAGTGCAACCTTCTCGAGCTGAAATTTATATTGAAACCCGAACTCGAAAAGACGGGAGCATTGTGACTGAAAAGGCAGCTTCAACAATT GAGGAGTTAAAGAAGCATATGGCAGAGGTAGAAAATTCAGAAAATTTTCAAGTCACTGAAGATTCTACAAATTGGATGAATGATACATACTCAAAAGTGAAAGGGCCTGAAAGAAGAGGACGTGTGCGTTGTCTTGGCAAACTTCCACGACATGCTAGTTCAAATATTTCATCTCAACGCACTAATTCAGAAGATAGACTTCAAAAAGTAGAAAGTGTACTTGGAAATCTTGTTGCTGTGCTTCAAATGCGATTTTCTGATGATCCACAAATTAATGCTGTCTTACAGGCTGTAGCTCAAGAG GTACCTGATGTTGCAAGTGCTCCAAATGGTTCTATTGGTAATAATCAACAAACTACAAGTGGCACTGGTTCACTGCACTTTTAA